In one window of Lepidochelys kempii isolate rLepKem1 chromosome 27, rLepKem1.hap2, whole genome shotgun sequence DNA:
- the STRADA gene encoding STE20-related kinase adapter protein alpha isoform X3 yields the protein MSSFLPDSSCYELLTVIGHGFEELMTVNLARYKPSGEYVTVRRINLEACTNEMVTFLQGELHVSKLFNHPNIVPYKATFIADNELWVVTSFMAYGSAKDLICTHFMDGMSELAIAYILQGVLKALDYIHHMGYVHRSVKASHILISVDGKVYLSGLRSNLSMINHGQRLRVVHDFPKYSIKVLPWLSPEVLQQNLQGYDAKSDIYSVGITACELANGHVPFKDMPATQMLLEKLNGTVPCLLDTTTIPAEELTMKTSRSCANSGIGEGMAVSNVRAANGESTLHPYHRTFSPHFHHFVEQCLQRNSDLRPSASTLLNHSFFKQIKRRASEALPELLRPVTPITNFEGTRPQDPSGIFGLVSSLEQLEVDDWEF from the exons GTCATGGCTTTGAGGAGCTGATGACTGTGAACCTGGCCAGGTATAAACCATCAGGAGAGTATGTCACAGTCAGAAGGATTAACTTGGAAGCTTGCACCAATGAGATGGTGACATTCTTGCAG GGTGAACTTCATGTGTCCAAACTCTTCAACCACCCCAACATTGTGCCATATAAAGCAACCTTCATAGCTGACAATGAGCTATGGGTAGTGACCTCCTTCATGGCTTATG GTTCTGCAAAGGATTTAATCTGTACCCATTTCATGGATGGAATGAGTGAACTGGCTATTGCTTATATCCTCCAGGGTGTTCTGAAGGCTCTTGACTACATTCACCATATGGGCTATGTACATAG GAGTGTGAAAGCCAGCCACATCCTGATCTCTGTGGATGGGAAGGTGTACCTCTCAGGCCTGCGCAGTAACCTAAGCATGATCAACCACGGGCAGCGGCTCAGAGTTGTCCACGACTTCCCCAAGTATAGTATCAAGGTCCTACCATGGCTCAGTCCTGAAGTCTTACAGCAG AATCTCCAGGGTTATGATGCAAAATCCGACATTTACAGTGTGGGGATAACGGCCTGTGAACTGGCAAATGGACACGTCCCATTCAAGGATATGCCTGCTACTCAG ATGCTGTTGGAGAAGCTGAACGGAACTGTTCCATGCCTGCTAGACACCACCACGATCCCGGCTGAGGAGCTGACCATGAAAACATCCCGCTCATGTGCTAACTCCGGGATTGGTGAAGGGATGGCAGTTAGCAACGTGAGGGCAGCCAATGGGGAGTCAACACTGCACCCTTACCATCGGACCTTCTCACCCCACTTCCATCACTTCGTGGAGCAGTGCCTGCAGCGTAATTCCGACTTGCG GCCAAGTGCAAGCACCCTGCTGAATCATTCCTTTTTCAAGCAG atCAAACGCCGTGCATCCGAAGCACTTCCTGAACTACTGCGCCCTGTCACGCCAATCACCAACTTTGAAGGTACGCGGCCACAGGATCCCAGTGGCATTTTTGGACTGGTATCCAGTCTGGAACAGCTAGAGGTGGATGACTGGGAATTCTAG